Proteins encoded together in one Solanum lycopersicum chromosome 7, SLM_r2.1 window:
- the LOC104648404 gene encoding cell differentiation protein rcd1-like translates to MENLPESLFSESTLISSLSRCNISSSHVDMQQNSHDLDGLTPNQLVVLLLDSNLRGDVMYQLIKMRDTCEYLAPLLWNTFNAVYMLLLEVISVYWKLSPPTLSMKESTRVCNALALFQVMAKNPETRKELIEAKIPCYFYPFLKPSGDDKPLEYLRLTSLGVLGALAKFDDPYGPKVLHFFLETKVVPSCLECMDLCDELSGKVATLIVMKILMQEKGMSYCCATPERFFSIVQVLYRVVEKLTEKPCLLHLMYVIQCLLSLSEIQKVIGPSEAFIRQVHPKLFDNTFKDILRDDHETAWMLQVLHFNVYGRLSPPE, encoded by the exons atggagAACCTGCCAGAGTCACTGTTTTCGGAATCTACATTGATATCATCGCTATCGCGATGCAACATTTCTTCTTCTCATGTGGATATGCAACAAAATTCTCATGACTTAGATGGGCTCACTCCAAATCAATTGGTGGTGTTACTCCTTGATAGTAATCTTCGTGGAGATGTCATGTATCAACTCATCAAG ATGCGAGATACATGCGAATATCTAGCTCCATTGCTGTGGAACACCTTCAATGCAGTTTACATGCTTTTGCTG GAAGTCATATCAGTGTATTGGAAGTTGTCACCCCCAACGCTATCTATGAAGGAGTCAACTCGAGTGTGTAATGCTCTTGCTTTGTTTCAG GTTATGGCCAAAAATCCAGAAACAAGAAAGGAGCTTATAGAAG CTAAAATTCCATGCTATTTCTACCCATTTCTCAAGCCTAGTGGAGATGACAAACCTTTGGAGTATTTGAGGCTCACCAGCTTGGGTGTTCTCGGTGCCCTAGCAAAG TTTGATGATCCATATGGACCAAAGGTCCTTCACTTTTTCCTGGAAACGAAAGTGGTTCCATCATGCCTGGAGTGCATGGATCTATGCGATGAACTGTCGGGGAAG GTTGCAACTCTCATAGTTATGAAAATTCTGATGCAAGAGAAGGGAATGTCCTATTGTTGTGCTACGCCTGAACGCTTCTTCTCGATAGTACAGGTCTTGTACCGAGTGGTAGAGAAACTTACTGAAAAACCTTGTTTGCTACATCTAATGTATGTGATACAATGTCTTCTTAGTCTTTCAGAAATACAAAAGGTCATCGG GCCATCTGAGGCATTCATAAGGCAAGTTCATCCTAAGCTATTTGACAACACCTTTAAGGACATTCTTCGT GATGACCACGAAACGGCATGGATGTTGCAGGTGCTACATTTCAATGTTTATGGACGTCTATCTCCCCCTGAATGA